Proteins from a single region of Pseudopedobacter saltans DSM 12145:
- a CDS encoding PepSY-associated TM helix domain-containing protein — MRNFFLSVHKYLGIVTGIIIFIEALTGCIYCFQDEIKDYLHSDYRKVSIQNSSFISPSQVYPIVKSALPNANVNRMMYMGKDRSIVAMATDLKKTTFFVYINPYNGKVLKTEKMLDDIFYIILYIHICLLIPGKTGKLIIGISAIIFMVLLIIGLILWWPKNGKFKKRYFTIKWGAKIKRVNFDLHNVLGFYISGLAFIMILTGLSFAFEPVKNGIYKTLNLGKSKNEEITRFQFIPEKVDSLNLLTDLDKAYAYARVNSKNADMLWLYLPNEAKSPLAIRAYHESLRYAKVDEYQFDFNEHKTHSLLHEDLSTGKKANNMNYDLHTGQQFGIIGKIIFFIGSFIIGSLPITGFILWRSKVRKLRKKKQKKLTQIV, encoded by the coding sequence GTGAGGAATTTTTTTCTGTCTGTACATAAGTATCTGGGTATCGTAACTGGCATAATTATTTTTATCGAAGCGTTAACTGGTTGCATATACTGTTTTCAAGACGAGATAAAAGATTATCTGCACAGCGATTACAGGAAAGTAAGTATCCAAAATTCATCCTTTATTTCTCCTTCTCAAGTCTACCCCATCGTAAAGTCTGCTTTACCAAATGCAAATGTTAACCGTATGATGTATATGGGAAAAGACAGATCCATAGTTGCAATGGCTACAGACCTAAAAAAAACAACCTTTTTCGTTTATATCAATCCTTACAACGGAAAAGTATTAAAAACAGAAAAAATGTTAGATGATATATTCTATATCATACTCTACATTCACATCTGTCTGTTGATACCTGGTAAAACTGGAAAGCTTATAATTGGTATTTCCGCTATTATCTTTATGGTTTTGCTAATTATCGGACTGATATTGTGGTGGCCTAAAAACGGGAAATTTAAAAAAAGATACTTCACCATAAAATGGGGTGCTAAAATCAAGAGAGTTAATTTTGATTTGCACAATGTACTTGGTTTTTATATTTCCGGATTAGCTTTTATAATGATTTTAACAGGACTTTCTTTTGCTTTTGAGCCTGTAAAAAATGGAATCTATAAAACACTTAATCTTGGCAAATCGAAAAATGAAGAAATTACCCGTTTTCAGTTTATACCAGAAAAAGTTGATAGTTTAAATCTACTTACAGATTTAGACAAAGCTTATGCTTATGCCAGAGTAAACTCCAAAAATGCGGATATGCTTTGGCTTTACTTACCTAACGAAGCAAAATCTCCATTGGCTATTCGGGCTTATCACGAATCTCTGCGGTATGCAAAGGTAGATGAGTATCAATTCGATTTTAATGAGCATAAAACCCACAGCTTATTACATGAAGATTTATCAACAGGAAAGAAAGCCAATAACATGAATTACGATCTGCATACGGGGCAACAGTTTGGTATCATCGGTAAAATTATTTTTTTCATTGGATCTTTCATAATAGGCTCTCTCCCTATTACCGGTTTTATCTTATGGAGATCAAAGGTAAGGAAGCTTAGAAAGAAAAAACAGAAGAAGCTGACTCAGATTGTGTAA
- a CDS encoding 2'-5' RNA ligase family protein: protein MEKFSLAIRPNDDIVFKVKQAKHLLRSESGKSFRSQNSEAHISLFEYETERKDNKLLLLDDLSKIVSSLKPFEITYNGFNHFSNPNDSHTFFIGLKGETAVTIREYARSIQEKSQFNLIDKCRIPHMSIGRGLSRKQLEKAYSLFKAFDEKEFCLSFVLRRFNPWRKQYDIIAKLPLLGVNNLYGQMSLFG, encoded by the coding sequence ATGGAGAAATTTTCCTTAGCAATAAGACCAAATGACGACATAGTTTTTAAAGTAAAGCAAGCAAAGCATTTGTTGCGGTCCGAATCGGGTAAATCTTTTAGAAGTCAGAATTCAGAAGCGCATATCAGTCTTTTCGAATATGAAACCGAAAGGAAGGACAATAAATTACTATTGTTGGACGATTTATCTAAGATTGTTTCTTCTCTAAAGCCCTTTGAAATTACTTATAATGGTTTTAACCATTTTTCGAACCCAAATGATTCCCATACTTTTTTTATTGGTTTAAAAGGCGAAACGGCTGTGACCATCAGAGAGTATGCAAGATCTATACAGGAAAAAAGCCAGTTTAATTTAATTGATAAATGTAGGATACCGCATATGTCAATAGGTAGAGGACTGAGCAGAAAACAGTTGGAAAAGGCCTACTCATTGTTTAAAGCTTTTGATGAGAAGGAATTTTGTTTATCCTTTGTTCTGCGAAGATTTAATCCCTGGAGGAAGCAATACGACATTATTGCAAAATTACCTTTGTTGGGAGTGAATAATCTTTATGGCCAAATGAGTTTATTTGGATAA
- a CDS encoding TonB-dependent receptor, whose protein sequence is MKIKFTAAIFASCVLSASYAQNHEETGSAQNLQEDVVVVASRKPVSIAKIAGTVWVLSSDQIQEQAKNGVPIKEMLGILAPGMDIGPQGRTNYGQNMRGRAALVMIDGVSLNSIRGISRQLDAIDPFNIERIEILSGASSIYGGNATGGIINIITKKAKDEGFGGSTEVGLRSGLRQKEDHDWRAAQALAYKNDKLEGRLALSYQQNGGTFGADNRQIFTDISQTDLQYNRTIDLLGTGGYSFNRNHKITVSGQFYTSKFNGDRSLFLGDNLSAFTTFNGSVLEMRDGFDSDRKPGTNRWMGTANYHGSNLLGGQDLYIQLASRAERLDFYPFPGTLKLATSSTPYASSSRQNTNYTGFKALLSKRIDQFNFSYGIDVDFEKFFSSQSVFDINTTLSSGGLVNKQIFSLGRYPTVHSKSYAAYLQADYDIFEFLKLSGGIRYQKSNVEIDDFIGSVQQTQLAFGYGTSASAIPGGKSDYDMTMFNASLLYNIQSNQQAWFTYSEGISLADPAKYYGIGVYKLNTTTNNWDLTSSVNVNENPLQGIKTGQFELGYRIKYQSLKAQISGFISNSDKSLAVDKTTYQVLVNNQKLRNKGIEAEAAYNYKGFTIGANTLLIKSEVEVNGDWQKQEIYNASPSKLVGYLAYGIDKWNFRFQTLNNFKLEDALGNKMNSYNTSDLFAGYKLPVGKLNVGVQNLFNTKYQSIWSKRSQVLYSSYKLDDLFYYQGRGRTFSFNYTIDF, encoded by the coding sequence ATGAAAATAAAATTTACTGCAGCCATATTTGCAAGTTGTGTACTATCTGCTTCCTATGCGCAAAACCATGAGGAAACGGGCTCTGCACAGAACTTGCAGGAAGATGTTGTCGTTGTTGCTTCAAGAAAGCCTGTTAGCATTGCAAAAATCGCGGGGACGGTTTGGGTACTTAGCAGCGACCAGATTCAGGAACAGGCAAAAAATGGTGTTCCTATTAAAGAAATGTTGGGAATTCTTGCTCCCGGGATGGACATCGGTCCACAGGGGAGAACAAATTATGGGCAGAATATGCGTGGGCGAGCCGCTCTGGTTATGATAGATGGCGTTTCTTTAAACAGTATCCGGGGAATTAGCCGGCAATTAGATGCAATTGATCCATTTAACATTGAAAGAATTGAAATTCTATCAGGCGCAAGTTCTATTTACGGAGGAAACGCGACAGGTGGTATTATTAACATCATTACAAAAAAAGCAAAAGATGAAGGTTTTGGAGGTAGCACAGAGGTAGGTTTACGTTCCGGATTGAGACAAAAGGAAGACCACGATTGGAGAGCTGCTCAGGCATTGGCTTATAAAAATGATAAGCTTGAAGGAAGACTGGCATTGTCCTATCAGCAAAATGGCGGTACGTTTGGTGCGGATAATAGACAAATTTTTACCGATATCTCCCAAACAGACCTACAATATAACAGAACCATTGATTTGCTGGGTACGGGTGGTTATTCTTTTAACCGTAACCATAAAATAACTGTTTCCGGTCAATTTTATACTTCTAAATTTAATGGGGACAGAAGTTTGTTTTTGGGAGACAATTTAAGTGCCTTCACCACATTTAATGGAAGTGTGCTGGAGATGAGAGATGGTTTCGATTCTGATAGAAAGCCGGGAACAAATCGTTGGATGGGCACTGCAAACTACCATGGATCTAATCTTTTGGGAGGGCAGGATTTATATATCCAATTGGCTTCAAGAGCAGAACGTTTGGATTTTTACCCTTTCCCTGGAACTTTGAAGTTGGCTACGTCATCAACACCATATGCATCTTCGTCGAGACAGAACACAAACTATACCGGTTTTAAAGCTTTACTTTCCAAGAGGATAGATCAGTTTAACTTTTCGTATGGAATTGATGTAGATTTTGAGAAATTCTTCTCCAGCCAGTCTGTTTTTGATATCAACACAACATTGTCTTCGGGTGGTTTGGTAAACAAACAGATATTTTCTTTAGGCAGATATCCAACAGTGCATTCTAAAAGCTATGCGGCTTATTTACAGGCAGATTATGATATTTTCGAATTTTTGAAATTATCGGGAGGGATTCGTTACCAAAAATCGAATGTTGAAATTGATGATTTTATTGGTAGTGTACAACAAACTCAATTGGCGTTTGGTTATGGCACATCGGCAAGTGCTATACCGGGAGGAAAGAGTGATTACGATATGACAATGTTCAATGCCAGTTTACTATACAATATACAGTCTAATCAGCAGGCATGGTTTACTTATTCGGAAGGTATTTCTTTAGCAGATCCGGCAAAGTATTATGGTATAGGTGTTTATAAACTAAATACAACAACAAATAACTGGGATTTGACATCTAGTGTAAATGTTAATGAAAATCCATTACAAGGTATAAAAACAGGGCAATTTGAGCTGGGTTATCGGATAAAATACCAGAGTTTGAAAGCGCAGATTTCGGGTTTTATCAGTAACTCAGATAAATCTCTGGCTGTAGATAAAACAACTTATCAGGTTTTAGTCAATAATCAAAAACTTAGGAATAAAGGCATCGAGGCCGAGGCTGCATATAACTATAAAGGATTTACAATTGGAGCAAATACTTTGTTAATTAAATCTGAGGTGGAAGTAAATGGAGACTGGCAAAAACAGGAAATTTATAATGCCAGTCCAAGTAAATTGGTTGGTTACTTAGCTTATGGTATAGATAAATGGAATTTTAGATTCCAAACGTTGAATAATTTTAAATTAGAAGATGCTTTGGGTAATAAAATGAACAGCTATAATACTTCTGATTTGTTTGCAGGGTATAAGTTACCTGTAGGAAAACTGAATGTAGGTGTACAGAATCTGTTCAATACTAAATATCAGTCTATTTGGAGCAAGCGTTCTCAGGTACTTTATTCCAGCTATAAGCTGGATGATTTGTTCTATTATCAGGGTAGAGGGCGAACTTTTTCTTTCAACTATACTATAGATTTTTAG
- a CDS encoding ribonucleotide-diphosphate reductase subunit beta: MGIFDKRINYKPFEYPEVLDFTNAINKSFWVHSEIDFTADTQDFHSHLSTNEKESIKRSLLAIAQIEVNVKSFWGNLYNHLPKPEFNGLGSTFAECEFRHSEAYSRLLEVLGYNNEFEKVIEIPVIKKRIAYLSNALKDTKSDDKKAYIKSLILFTILIENVSLFSQFAIILSFTRFQGVMKNVSNIIAWTSIDEQLHANAGIYIINKIKEEFPEYIDEAVEQEIYDIVTESINIEDEILGWIFENGDLEHINRRDLLNFMKYRIDVSLQQIGFKKLYNVSETEYSPMVWFEEEIFANSLDDFFAKRPVEYTKHDKSISADDLF; the protein is encoded by the coding sequence ATGGGCATTTTTGATAAACGAATTAATTACAAACCATTCGAGTATCCAGAAGTACTGGACTTTACTAATGCTATTAATAAATCTTTTTGGGTCCATTCTGAGATCGATTTCACAGCAGATACTCAGGACTTTCACTCTCATTTATCAACAAATGAGAAAGAGAGCATCAAAAGAAGCTTGTTAGCCATTGCTCAGATAGAGGTTAATGTAAAATCTTTTTGGGGGAATTTATATAACCACTTGCCAAAGCCTGAGTTTAATGGATTAGGAAGCACATTTGCAGAGTGTGAGTTCAGACATTCCGAGGCCTATTCAAGATTATTGGAAGTATTAGGTTACAACAATGAGTTTGAAAAAGTAATTGAAATTCCGGTTATCAAAAAGAGGATTGCTTATCTGTCAAACGCGCTAAAAGACACCAAGTCGGACGATAAGAAAGCCTATATCAAATCGCTCATTCTATTCACTATCTTAATAGAAAACGTATCACTATTCAGTCAGTTTGCTATTATTCTATCATTCACCCGTTTTCAGGGAGTAATGAAGAATGTGAGCAATATTATTGCGTGGACTTCTATAGATGAGCAGCTACATGCTAATGCAGGTATATATATCATCAATAAAATAAAAGAAGAATTCCCTGAATATATTGATGAAGCTGTAGAACAGGAAATTTATGATATCGTTACAGAATCCATCAATATCGAAGATGAGATACTGGGTTGGATCTTCGAAAATGGAGACTTGGAACATATCAACAGAAGAGATCTATTAAACTTCATGAAATACCGTATCGATGTCAGCCTGCAACAAATCGGCTTTAAAAAGCTGTATAATGTATCTGAGACAGAATATTCTCCAATGGTTTGGTTTGAAGAGGAAATTTTCGCAAACAGTCTGGATGATTTCTTTGCAAAACGTCCTGTAGAATATACTAAACACGACAAAAGTATCAGTGCAGACGATTTATTTTAA
- the rnr gene encoding ribonuclease R, translating into MPNITHILTELITNIFEKNGNKPLNYKQVAAKLNVVDPESKKSILSILKNDTRDGIFIENGKGKYQLKETKTFLTGIIDLSNDGSAYLVPDDSLEKDIYIAPRKLRRALNGDHVKIYVYASKKGKRKEGEVVEILRRAKFEFTGIVKVSQHYAFFIPDDRKMLHDIFIPLEDLNGAKNGVKAVAKIVDWPEEAKNPVGVIKSVLGKEGENDTEMNAILAEYGFPLNFPAEVEHEANSISDTISQEEIKKRRDFRDTLTFTIDPFDAKDFDDAISFKKLENGNYEIGVHIADVSHYVQPESSLDKEAFERGTSVYLVDRVIPMLPERLSNNLCSLRPLEDKLSFSAVFEINDEAQILNEWYGKTVINSNRRFTYEEAQEIIENESGEYAEEIITLNKLAYILRDKRFKQGAINFESAEVKFKLDENGKPIGVYVKERKDAHKLIEDFMLLANRKVAEFISKKGKGKHRLTFVYRAHDSPNMETLNTFSQFASRFGYKISTKSDRDISRSLNKLMADVEGKKEQNVLTQLAIRSMAKAIYTTKSSSHYGLAFDFYTHFTSPIRRYPDVLVHRLLEHYLHHGDNANVEHYEKMALHASQMEKKAADAERASIKYKQAEYLQENVGQTYKGIVSGVTEWGMYVEIEENKCEGMIRLRDITDDFYTLDEKNYCIIGQRKKKVYQLGDEVEIKVKRVDLSKRQIDFTLVSD; encoded by the coding sequence ATGCCGAATATTACTCATATATTGACAGAACTTATTACCAATATTTTCGAGAAAAATGGTAATAAACCACTAAACTACAAACAGGTCGCCGCTAAATTAAATGTGGTAGATCCTGAATCTAAAAAATCCATACTTTCTATATTGAAAAATGATACCCGGGATGGCATTTTCATAGAAAACGGAAAAGGCAAATACCAACTTAAGGAAACAAAAACATTTTTGACAGGAATTATTGATCTGTCCAACGATGGTTCTGCCTACCTTGTTCCCGACGATTCCCTGGAAAAAGATATCTATATCGCTCCGCGTAAATTAAGGCGAGCATTAAATGGAGATCATGTAAAAATCTACGTTTACGCCAGCAAAAAAGGAAAAAGAAAAGAAGGAGAAGTTGTAGAAATATTACGCAGAGCTAAATTCGAGTTTACGGGAATTGTAAAGGTATCGCAACATTATGCATTTTTTATCCCTGATGACCGAAAAATGCTTCATGATATTTTTATTCCTTTAGAAGACCTAAATGGTGCTAAAAATGGCGTAAAAGCAGTAGCGAAAATTGTAGATTGGCCTGAAGAAGCTAAAAATCCGGTTGGCGTCATTAAAAGTGTTCTTGGAAAAGAGGGAGAAAACGACACCGAGATGAACGCTATTTTAGCGGAATATGGCTTTCCTTTAAATTTTCCTGCGGAAGTTGAACATGAAGCCAATAGCATCTCAGATACTATATCTCAGGAAGAAATTAAAAAGCGAAGGGATTTTAGAGATACGCTTACTTTTACCATCGACCCTTTCGATGCCAAGGATTTTGATGATGCCATTTCCTTTAAAAAATTGGAGAATGGCAACTACGAAATCGGGGTACATATTGCCGACGTTTCTCATTACGTACAACCAGAATCTTCACTGGACAAGGAAGCTTTTGAGAGAGGAACTTCTGTTTATCTGGTAGACCGGGTTATCCCAATGTTGCCGGAAAGGCTCTCTAATAATCTTTGCTCTTTGCGCCCTTTAGAAGATAAACTCAGTTTTTCTGCTGTTTTCGAAATAAATGACGAAGCACAAATATTAAATGAATGGTACGGAAAGACAGTGATTAATTCGAATAGAAGATTTACTTACGAGGAAGCACAGGAAATTATAGAAAACGAAAGCGGCGAATATGCGGAAGAGATTATCACACTGAATAAACTTGCTTATATATTAAGAGATAAAAGGTTTAAACAAGGAGCCATCAATTTCGAATCTGCAGAAGTTAAATTCAAATTAGATGAAAACGGTAAACCTATAGGCGTTTATGTAAAAGAAAGAAAAGACGCACATAAGCTTATAGAGGATTTCATGCTTTTGGCAAATAGAAAAGTTGCCGAATTTATTTCTAAAAAAGGAAAAGGAAAGCACCGATTGACCTTCGTTTACCGGGCGCATGATTCCCCTAATATGGAAACTTTAAACACATTTTCTCAATTTGCCTCAAGATTTGGTTATAAAATATCAACAAAGTCAGACAGAGATATATCCCGTTCATTAAACAAATTAATGGCTGATGTGGAAGGAAAAAAAGAACAAAACGTACTTACACAATTGGCTATCCGTTCAATGGCGAAAGCGATTTACACCACAAAAAGCAGCAGTCATTATGGACTGGCTTTTGATTTTTACACACATTTCACTTCTCCTATCAGACGTTATCCTGATGTTTTGGTTCACAGGCTTTTAGAACATTACCTGCATCATGGTGATAATGCCAACGTGGAACATTACGAAAAAATGGCTCTCCATGCATCCCAAATGGAAAAAAAAGCTGCAGATGCAGAAAGAGCTTCCATAAAATACAAACAAGCAGAGTACCTGCAGGAAAATGTAGGCCAAACCTACAAAGGTATTGTTTCCGGCGTAACGGAATGGGGAATGTATGTGGAAATAGAAGAAAACAAGTGTGAAGGCATGATTCGTTTACGTGATATTACCGACGATTTCTACACACTGGATGAAAAAAATTACTGTATCATTGGACAACGTAAAAAGAAAGTCTATCAATTGGGAGACGAGGTTGAAATAAAGGTTAAACGTGTTGATCTTAGCAAAAGGCAAATAGATTTTACTTTGGTTTCCGATTAA
- a CDS encoding polyprenyl synthetase family protein — protein sequence MYKISELQLLLDQEINTYSYPSSPRNLYEPVSYLLGLGGKRLRPALLLLATDLFGGDVEKAVKPAMAIEFFHNFSLMHDDIMDKAPLRRGKPTVHEKWSDSTAILSGDIMLIEAYKLICEVEAVKLPACLKIFNTISTEVCEGQQMDMNFEKEEFVSIEEYIEMIRLKTAVLLGGALKIGAVIADASENDQELINDFGTKLGVAFQLQDDILDVYGDPEKFGKQVGGDIISNKKTFLLIKALELAKDDLKKELEDLLNNQIITADDKVAQVTAIYNTLNIRKIAEEKMLNYAAEALHCLEKINVPTERKEVLRDFASKLITRDK from the coding sequence ATGTATAAGATATCAGAATTACAGCTTTTATTAGATCAGGAAATTAATACTTACTCCTACCCTTCTTCACCAAGGAATCTGTACGAACCGGTTTCCTATTTATTAGGTTTGGGAGGAAAAAGATTAAGACCTGCTCTGCTCCTCCTGGCTACCGATCTGTTTGGTGGAGATGTGGAAAAAGCTGTAAAGCCTGCTATGGCAATAGAATTTTTCCATAACTTCTCTTTAATGCATGACGATATTATGGATAAAGCCCCGCTTCGCAGAGGAAAACCCACCGTTCACGAAAAATGGAGCGATTCTACTGCCATTCTATCTGGAGATATTATGCTGATAGAAGCGTATAAACTGATTTGTGAGGTGGAAGCCGTAAAACTTCCGGCATGCTTAAAAATCTTTAATACCATTTCTACTGAAGTATGCGAAGGACAGCAGATGGATATGAATTTTGAGAAGGAAGAATTTGTATCCATAGAAGAATATATAGAAATGATCAGACTGAAGACAGCTGTGCTTTTAGGTGGTGCACTAAAAATAGGCGCAGTTATCGCCGATGCTTCAGAAAATGATCAGGAATTAATCAACGATTTCGGGACAAAACTGGGTGTAGCTTTTCAATTACAAGATGATATCCTGGATGTTTACGGCGACCCTGAAAAATTTGGAAAACAAGTTGGTGGAGATATCATTTCGAACAAAAAGACATTCCTTTTAATTAAAGCATTAGAATTAGCTAAAGACGATTTAAAAAAAGAGTTGGAAGATTTGCTGAATAATCAAATTATAACAGCAGATGACAAGGTTGCTCAGGTTACTGCGATATATAATACGCTAAACATTCGTAAAATCGCAGAAGAAAAAATGTTAAACTATGCAGCTGAAGCTTTGCACTGTCTTGAAAAGATCAATGTCCCTACGGAAAGAAAAGAGGTGTTAAGAGATTTTGCATCTAAACTAATCACAAGGGATAAATAG
- a CDS encoding ABC transporter ATP-binding protein, with protein MVIATLLLTLIGSFAAQINALILRYTVDEITNLLNVPDKLSRGWNLLVFISVVLLAKELIYTFVQFGQKFYGEKLRIYVAKDLAQTVIDKILTYQLSFFTSQDNESGKLQTRIDRGIESLTRLVQNFFIDILPLFANAIVALAFMFQANFYVGLVGLVLVPIYFVITQRQALKLGGWRRKMRSYRESKSQGIISIIESITVIKSFNRETIESNKQLELQESLTANQMQTRKTNFMYDGIKSFVEQIGVVIIIILTSYLVLSGQMTIGAIMFHILLFNNVSAPIRQLHRIYDEMNDALIYSESYFEILNANYEIERSGSYKNKSLKGYFQLKNVHFSYPNGTKALTDINLEIKPNRITALVGLSGAGKSTIINLLDKFYRPQKGSILLDGVSLDDYDTRFLRNQIGLVLQKNHIFNGTIEENIRYGKVDASFEEIEEAAKKAYIHEQIQKLPDGYQTKALNLSGGQQQRIAIARMFLKNPPIIFLDEPTASLDAIATEQIKNSLDAIKKNRTVVIISHSISQIIDADYIYALKEGRIFESGNHDEIYRLGGVYKEIFDASARSLNIEKIAKTYDD; from the coding sequence TTGGTAATTGCAACCTTGCTACTTACCCTGATAGGTTCTTTTGCTGCGCAGATTAATGCTTTGATTTTGCGCTATACGGTGGACGAAATTACAAATCTGCTGAATGTTCCGGATAAGTTGAGCAGAGGCTGGAACCTGTTGGTCTTTATTTCTGTAGTGTTGCTGGCAAAGGAACTGATTTACACTTTTGTTCAGTTTGGACAGAAATTTTATGGAGAGAAGCTCCGGATTTATGTAGCCAAAGACCTTGCTCAAACTGTAATAGATAAAATACTGACCTATCAATTATCCTTTTTTACGTCGCAGGACAACGAGTCTGGTAAATTGCAAACCCGTATCGACAGAGGGATAGAGAGTTTGACCAGGTTGGTACAAAATTTTTTTATAGATATTTTACCGCTTTTTGCAAATGCTATAGTAGCGCTGGCATTTATGTTTCAAGCTAATTTTTATGTTGGATTGGTTGGACTGGTTTTAGTCCCTATTTATTTTGTGATTACCCAGCGCCAGGCTTTGAAATTGGGAGGTTGGAGAAGAAAGATGAGAAGTTATAGGGAGTCTAAATCTCAGGGAATAATCAGCATTATAGAATCTATTACGGTTATAAAATCCTTTAACAGGGAAACGATAGAATCTAATAAGCAATTGGAATTGCAGGAAAGTTTGACGGCAAACCAGATGCAAACCAGAAAAACCAATTTTATGTACGATGGTATTAAATCTTTTGTAGAGCAAATTGGGGTAGTTATCATTATTATTTTGACGTCCTATTTGGTGCTTTCGGGACAGATGACCATTGGCGCAATTATGTTTCATATTCTCCTGTTTAATAACGTTTCCGCACCGATAAGGCAATTGCACCGGATATATGATGAGATGAATGATGCTTTGATTTATTCTGAAAGCTATTTCGAAATATTGAATGCTAACTATGAAATTGAGCGAAGCGGAAGCTATAAAAACAAAAGTTTAAAAGGTTATTTTCAGTTGAAAAATGTACACTTTTCCTATCCCAACGGAACCAAAGCCTTAACGGATATTAATCTGGAAATTAAACCAAATAGAATAACAGCGCTGGTTGGACTTTCCGGTGCCGGAAAGAGTACCATTATTAATTTATTAGATAAGTTTTACCGTCCGCAAAAAGGCTCGATTTTATTGGATGGAGTATCTTTAGATGATTATGATACCCGTTTTCTAAGAAACCAGATAGGTTTGGTGCTGCAAAAGAACCATATTTTTAATGGGACCATAGAAGAGAATATACGCTATGGAAAAGTAGATGCTTCTTTCGAAGAAATAGAAGAAGCGGCGAAAAAGGCTTATATCCACGAGCAGATACAGAAATTGCCCGATGGTTATCAGACAAAAGCGCTCAATCTTTCTGGCGGACAGCAACAGCGGATAGCCATTGCCAGAATGTTCCTTAAAAATCCACCGATTATATTTTTGGATGAACCTACCGCTAGTCTAGATGCCATTGCAACCGAGCAGATAAAAAATAGCCTTGATGCCATTAAGAAAAACCGAACTGTAGTGATAATATCACATTCGATCTCGCAGATTATCGACGCTGATTATATTTATGCATTAAAAGAAGGAAGGATTTTTGAAAGCGGTAACCACGATGAAATTTACAGATTGGGAGGGGTTTATAAAGAAATATTTGATGCCAGTGCCAGAAGTCTAAATATCGAAAAAATAGCAAAAACTTATGATGATTAA
- a CDS encoding HopJ type III effector protein: MKYKILELTGKTKEGKTKFAEVLTFIDNNYNYSPAAFKNGNIYNKETENQGSARVFSFAKLNGFSEQDTLELFAEHYLSVLNDPQGSGHQNIRQFMASGWEGIEFEAEVLTEK, from the coding sequence ATGAAATATAAAATATTGGAACTGACGGGAAAGACTAAAGAAGGGAAAACAAAATTTGCAGAGGTATTGACTTTTATAGATAATAATTACAATTATAGTCCTGCTGCATTTAAAAATGGTAATATCTATAATAAAGAAACCGAAAATCAAGGCAGCGCCAGAGTATTCTCATTTGCAAAACTGAATGGTTTTTCTGAGCAGGATACATTGGAATTATTTGCAGAACATTATCTATCGGTCTTGAATGATCCGCAAGGTAGCGGGCACCAAAATATAAGACAGTTTATGGCCAGTGGGTGGGAAGGAATTGAGTTTGAAGCGGAAGTGCTGACTGAGAAATAA